From the genome of Mucispirillum schaedleri ASF457:
GATAATCAGGATTACAGAATAGATGATGTCAGGGGCTTAATCTCTATTGAATTTCCATTAGAAGAAATGGAAAACTCTATTGCAAGCAGCAATAAAATTACTTCTTATGCTGTAATAATTGGTCTTATTATATTAATTGCAAGTATAAGTTTTTCTATTTATATGCTTGTGATAAGGCATTTAAGGACTTTACAGAAAGCAGCAGATGCTATGCGGCTGGGTATTAGAGAAGAAACAAACATAGAAACAGATGATGAAATAGAAAACTTATCACTTGCCTTTGACCAAATGAGCCTGCAGATTGTTAATAATGAAGAAATATTAAAAAGCAACCTGCAGCAGGCAGTATCTAAATATATTGATTTAGTTAAAGAATTAGAATTAAAAAATGAGAAGCTGGACAGCTTAAATAAATTGAAATCTGATTTACTTGATTCTGTAGCTCATGAAATACGCACACCGCTTACAAAAATACTTTCCTATTCTGAGCTTTTAAATGATGAAAGAGTGCTGAGACAGTCTGATATGCGTGAAAAATTTACATTAGCTTTAAAACATAATGTAAATGTATTAAAAAATATGTTCAATGATATTATTACTTTAAGCCGCTTAGAGCATGACCAGCATACATATCACCATATCCCTATACAAATTGAATATTTAATACAGGATTTAATATATAATAATGAAATAGATATAATCAGTAAAAATCTTCAGATTATGCAGCATATTGAGCCTTATACAATTAATGTAGATGGTGAAACATTTTCTATTGCCATATCAAATATTTTATCTAATGCAATAAAATATTCAAAAGAAAATGGAGTAATAGAAATTAACGGCAGAAAAGAAAATAATAACTATATACTTACTTTTAAAGATTACGGCATAGGTATTACTCAGGAAGATATATTAAAACTTTTTGAAAGATTTCACAGAGGTGCAAATGCTAAAAAAGAATACCCCGGCACAGGGCTTGGCCTTTCTATCGTTTCTAGAATTATAAAAGCCCATAAAGGAAATATTGAAATACAATCAGAATTAAATAAATATACTATCGTTACTGTTACGATACCATTAATAAATGACTGTAACAAATAAGGTTATAAAATTTTGTCCTTTCTCATAATACCAGTCATAAGACCTGTCAAAAATAATGCCTGCATGCAGGACATTGAAAGACCTGTATTATATTCTGTAAGTGCTTCTATAAAATATCCTGCCATAACCGCTGCTCCGCAAAAAGCATAAGGGGAGTTAAAAATATTTTTTACTAAATCAAATATTATCTTGCCATAAAAAAGGCAGAATGTAATAAATCCAAATATACCAAAAGTTATTAAATGCATAAGAAAGCTGTTATGAGCATGACTTAAAGGAAGAAATATATTATTTTCAGGCATAACTGTAACCATAAAGTCTTCATAAGCATTAACACCTATACCAAACAAAGGATATTCCTTAAAAACTTCTATTCCATTTTTCCATAAAAGAAGCCGCCAGCCGTTGCTTGATAGTGGCTCATCAAATGATGCAAAAAAGTTATCAAACCTTGCAAGCATATAATCATTTGTAATTATATAAATAAAAGAACTTATTAATATAAGCAGTGCAGCAATTACACCTTTCCACCTTAATTTTATTATAAGCATTAATGAAATAACTGTAATTACAGCAATCAAAGGCATTCTTGTTGCTGTAATAAAAAGCATATTTAAAGAAGTAAGAATGACAATAATATAGAAAATAATCATATATTTATTTCTTTCAAGTTTTGATAACATAATAGCTGCAAGAAATATAATACCAATAG
Proteins encoded in this window:
- a CDS encoding ATP-binding protein gives rise to the protein MSKIILIICIVVSIVSIPAITLLWKNQQKTVREQAHIRAQAIYQMIVVTRQWVADNREAVDPVPAVVTKELAKYADHMATFKFHITSDRLVNPENAPNNFEKYALKKIENDNLLEYADVHIDDNKNKFYRYAAPLYINQSCLACHDNQDYRIDDVRGLISIEFPLEEMENSIASSNKITSYAVIIGLIILIASISFSIYMLVIRHLRTLQKAADAMRLGIREETNIETDDEIENLSLAFDQMSLQIVNNEEILKSNLQQAVSKYIDLVKELELKNEKLDSLNKLKSDLLDSVAHEIRTPLTKILSYSELLNDERVLRQSDMREKFTLALKHNVNVLKNMFNDIITLSRLEHDQHTYHHIPIQIEYLIQDLIYNNEIDIISKNLQIMQHIEPYTINVDGETFSIAISNILSNAIKYSKENGVIEINGRKENNNYILTFKDYGIGITQEDILKLFERFHRGANAKKEYPGTGLGLSIVSRIIKAHKGNIEIQSELNKYTIVTVTIPLINDCNK
- a CDS encoding O-antigen ligase family protein, with translation MAKIISNKYFHITTASFLIILGFCLNISISLSQIALGVLLLCLIIYIIDNRYNIFTKDIYFTLFIFYWISAFLSTFLGSEYAAVGKGLTSPWPMLIFFTSVYFIDKKYLPYIVSAFAAGLFIITLSGYYYYIMFGDTDYRYFRSHSLAGGYMMTAHLLSIGIIFLAAIMLSKLERNKYMIIFYIIVILTSLNMLFITATRMPLIAVITVISLMLIIKLRWKGVIAALLILISSFIYIITNDYMLARFDNFFASFDEPLSSNGWRLLLWKNGIEVFKEYPLFGIGVNAYEDFMVTVMPENNIFLPLSHAHNSFLMHLITFGIFGFITFCLFYGKIIFDLVKNIFNSPYAFCGAAVMAGYFIEALTEYNTGLSMSCMQALFLTGLMTGIMRKDKIL